ACTATCAGCAGAAAAAAATTTAGACAAAAGAAATGATTGACTAGACTAATGAATAAGAAGTCGCACCTATTAACCCCTTTATTGTACCTGCTGATTTGTATGATTATGGCAGGCTTTAGAATTGGTCGACCTTTCACATAAGTTGATCTATTAACTTATTTTCGTTTAACGATCTTAAGTTATTTTAACAGGTGCTCCTGACCAGACAATTTAGATTTTTACCTGACCCTGAAAAATGGTTTGAAGCGCGCGGTGTTAACCGATTTTTTCTCCACCTGCTTTTTTGGGTCGTTTGGCTTTCCCGCACCTATTATGATTTAGTATCCCTGTATGGATGGGATGGATCTCTTCTTTTTCTTGGAGTATACGCGTGCTCACAGGTTCCTATGGTCTATTTTCATTTGTATGTATTGGCTCCCAGGCTGCTTCACAGAAGGAAATACTTCATTTATATCCTGGCCACTATTTCACTTCTCTTTGTTTATTCCTATGTAAATTTCTCCATGTTAAAGCTGATTCCACATAGCTTACTGCCCGTTTCATTAGAAGGTTATATTAAGCTTTTAAACCCGCGATACGATGTCTTTGAAGGTTTCTTCACTCTTATAATCACCTATTCTCTTAAATATGCATGGCAGGCTGTTGCTACAAAAAACAAATTATTAGAGCTTCAGAAAAATAACCTGATGCTGGAATTAAATGCTTTGAAAGCCCAGATCAATCCTCATTTTTTATTTAATACACTCAATAATATTTATTCATTATCAATTAAAAAATCAGATCAGGCCCCTGAGATGATTTTAAAGCTAAGTGATATGATGCGCTATGTTTTATATGATTGCAACAGCGGGCCGGTGCCGGTAGAAAAGGAAATACAGTTTATAAATAATTATATAGAGCTTGAAAAAATCCGGCATGGAGAGCATATAGATATCCGTTTTTCGTTGTCGGGGAAATTAGATAATAGCAAAATTGAACCGTTGCTGCTTATTCCTTTTATTGAAAATAGCTTTAAGCATGGCGTAAATGCAAAGATGGAAAACGGATGGGTAGATGTAAACCTGAATATTTTCAGAAAAAAAATTACAATGAATGTGATCAATTCACTGCCGGACGCTTCCTTCAATAATAATGGGAAAAGCGGAATAGGTTTAATAAATGTAAAGAAGCGGCTCGACCTTATTTATCCTCATCAGTATCAGTTGCAGATACAGCCAATGAACGATCATTTTGAGGTTAACCTCGAAATCAATTTAAATTGAAACCATGCTAAAAAGCCTGATAGTAGATGACGAGCCTCTGGCTCAGGAAGTGCTGGAAAATTATATGCAAAGAGTAAACGAGCTGCAGCTTGTTAGAAAATGCAGTAATGCGATGGAGGCATTTCAGATACTGCATAAAGAAAGAGTAGATCTTCTGTTTCTTGATATTCAAATGCCGGTAATAGATGGTCTGTCTTTTTTGAAGTCATTAAAAAATGCTCCTTCGGTAATTTTAACCACCGCTTATCCAAACCATGCCCTTGAAGGCTATGACCTGGATGTAGTAGATTATTTATTAAAGCCAATTTCGTTTGAACGGTTTTTAAAGGCAGTTAATAAAGCAATTGATCACCGGAAACCTCCGGTTAATAATGACAATACTCCTTCTGCCGAGTATATATTTTTGAAGGTAGATAATAAGCTTGTCAAGGCGAACTTTTCAGACATAGTGTACATAGAAGGAATGAAGGATTACCTGAAAATTTTTGTAAAAGATAAACTACTGGTGATCCACCAGACCATGAAAAAAATAGAAGACCTTTTACCCAAAAATAAATTCATCCGGGTCCATAAATCTTATATTATTTCTTTAGATGCTGTTACTTCCATCACTGGAAACTTTGTAGAAATAAACGGCAAAGAAATTCCTATTGGTGCCAACTATAAAGATCAGTTGATAAATATGGTGTTTAGGCTAAACTCCTGATTTAATATTGTTTAATTTTTCAGAAATTTCTGAATGGTTGTATTGTACCCATCGGTAATCTTCAGTAAATAAGACCCTGCAGGAAGACTTTGAATATTAATTGTCCACGCTGATCCGTTGTTCAAATCAGGATACTTGTTTGTATACATTATAGTTCCCATCATGTTAACAACAGATACATGGGCTGCCATTTTCGTTGTGTTCCTGATTTCAACATTGATCTGATCCGTGGCAGGATCGGGGAAAATCAAAACAGAAGTTCTATTGAAAAAACTGATCTGCGTGGCCACAGGCGTTGTGAATGTATCTGACTGAGAAGCGGCGGAAGAGACATAAGGAGAGTCCGAACAAACGGTGGTAACTCTCCATTCATAATCTGTAACAGGCATTAAACCTGTAAGAATTACGGAATTAGAATCCGTGGTAGTGGCCGTCCAGGTTTGTGCACCCACAGGGCGGTATTCCACGATATAAGACTCACCTCCTGTACCTGCACCCCAGCTCAGCGTGGTTTGTAAAGTATCCGGAAAAGAATGCATGGTATAACCGGTAATTCTGCTGCATGGATCCCAAACATATTTGTGGACGCGGTAACTTTTTTCACCTGAGGAATCAAAGGTCATTTCCCAAACTATATTATTATTGGAATCAATTTCTGTTTGATTTGGTAATCCCACGTTGTTGTAAATAAGTCCCCAGTCAATCATCGTATTACCATCGGGCAAGCGCTGTGTACTGCCTGTTGCACTTCCGTAAACGTGGTAACCATTAACGTCAGGGTGTTCATAATGCCATATCAGCGAAGCCACCTTATTAACCTGATCGAGCGCATATTCTTTAGCACTGGAAATAAGAGGGACCAAATGGTTGCCATTGTTAAAAAGAGTTATATTTCCATTGGCAAGCCGGCGTAAATCATGTTGATTGGAAAAATGCTCCGGGATGTTGTCGTTAACGAATGTAAACTGATTATTTTCTCCATTCATTCGCCAGATGATATCTCCTGTTTCATGATCTATCTTGGTTAGCTCATCCATATTTCTATTCGAGATCAAAAGATTATTGTCTGAATCTTTTTCAATGGAATTCGTGTGCGCAAAATCTATAAGTGCATTGGCTAAAGACACATATTTGTCTGCATCCGTAATTTGAAAATGATCCATTGTTCTCCATTCAAAAACCACTTCATGATTTTGATCAATTTCCTGAATAACGGGAAATTGAACTACGGCATCCGGTAATCCGCCATATGCAGTCATATCCGTAGTAACATTATCATATGCAAGAAGGAAAGAATGTCCGTCAGGATACATCATAAATTCATGGTTATTAGTTGCCATTTCAAGACCGTTCCCGCATTGCACAGAATCGATAACATTATAGTTTGAATCCAACACTAAATAAATTGCGCGATCATTCACGAAGTAGGTAAGATATCCATTCACGTTAAGTTTAAAATCCCGCCCCCCACTTCCTACATCTCTTGCCCAAACAATAGAACCGTCATTATTAATAATTGTATTAAATGAGTTTGTTCCTAAATGACCTAAAATATCCTGATCCTGGTGGTTGGCATAAAAAATCTGGCCTGGTGCAGGGTTATTATTCACATTAATCCTGAAGGTAGGCATGGAATCTAAAGGATAGATAGAAGAATCACGTACCTGAAAGTTTTTTTTAAAATTTTTAAAGGCCTGATTGTTTTCAGGATCATCAGTTAGGCTTTGAAGATTTGCAATAAAAAATCGTTTTCGTTCCTCTCCAGTTAGTTGGTTCCTTATTTGAAAGCTGAAAGAAACTCCTTCTATGCTCTCTCCACTGAGTTTTTTTAATCCAGGATAAACCGTTACATACACCGTTTCACCATATGCAAAATCAGGATGAGGCTGGATGGTAACTGTTTTATTATCAACGGATAGCCGCGCTGTCCAGGAATGGTTTCCACTTATCGATCCTGAAACAGTAAATAAATTCTTATTGCTGATGGAACTCTTGTCTATCATATTTCCATTTTTCAGAATAATGTTTGTTTCAGGATAATGAAGTGCAGATCCGGGAAGCGGACTAATGTATTTAAACTGTGCAACTATTGATTGTGCCGCTAAACAAAAGAACAATAAGGCTGTGCTGAATTTCATGGAATTTGTTATCTGTCAGTAAGGTGAATTTCTTCGTGCGAAAGTAATTATTACTATAATCGTTTACAAAACTACTGTGTGTGGGTTACATGTTCCGTTGTATAAAATTTTTTACAAGCTCTTTAGAAAAATAATAATTGCGTTTTGTTTTCAATCCCTGAATAGCATATTGAAATGCTGCCTATTTTTGCGACCTTAATAGTTATTGAGTTTCTCAGTTATTATACGGTTAAGAAATTATATGGAATTTTTATCTGAAAAAGGGAGCGGGGGCCGATGACCGATCTATATCAATCGAGACGTTACACCATTCAGTTAATAATTATTGTAATAACGCTGATTTTTATTGCCCGGCTCTTTTACCTGCAGGTAATTGATAAAGATTACAAGCAGCTGGCTAAAGCCACTGTATTAAGGCAAACCACCGTTTTCCCGGCAAGAGGTCTCGTTTACGACCGCAATGCGAAACTTATAATAGATAATCAGAAGGAATATGATTTATGGGTAACACCCGGACAGGTTAAAGAAATTGATACGGTTGGCTTTTGTGACCTGGTAGGAATCTCCGACACCTTTTTCCGTGAAACCTTAAAAAAAGCCCGCGAATATTCCCGCTTTAAATCATCCCTTTTTGTGAAGGGAATTTCGGTTGATAAATATGCGGCCATCCAGGAGGAATTGTATTTGTTCCAAGGTTTTTTTGGCCAGGTCCGTACGGTTCGGGCCTATCCTTATCATTCAGCAGCACATGTACTCGGTTATATCAGTGAGGTTACCCCAAAGCAAATAGACCAAAGTGATGGATATTACAAGCGTGGTGATTACATAGGTACTGGTGGCATAGAACAGTCATATGAAAAAGCATTGCGTGGTGTAAAAGGAACCCGTTACGTGCTGGTGGATGTGCACAATAAAGAAATGGGTCCTTTCAATGAGGGGAAGTTTGATACAGCGGCCGTACCCGGAAAAAATATTAACAGCACCATCAGCATCGACCTGCAGCAATACGGGGAAAAGCTGATGAAGGGAAAGATTGGAAGCATCGTGGCCCTGGAGCCAAGAACCGGTGAAATATTATGTATGATCAGCAGCCCGGAGTATGATCCTTCATTATTAACAGGCCAGGACCGTGGTAAAAATTTCAGGCTACTATTAACCGATAGCTTAAACCCCTTATTTGTAAGGCCCTTAAAGGCGGCTTATCCGCCGGGCTCCACCTATAAGGCCACATTATCGCTGGTTGGCCTGCAGGAAGGGGCTATTACACCTTCCAGCTCTTACAATTGCCCCGGGGCCTATTATGTGGGATCGCTTCGTGTGAAATGCGATCACAGCGGATTTGTTCCCGACCTGGTTGCTGCTATCCAGCATTCCTGCAATAGCTATTTCTGTAACTATTTCAGACGGACTATCGATTATGATGAAGATCATTCCGTGGCCCAGGGATTAGATGACTGGAAGAAAGGGCTGGGATATTTTTCACTCGGGCAGAAAACAGGCATTGATTTACCTAATGAAGGCTATGGCTTTGTTCCGGGTTCGAAATATTACGATAAAATTTATGGCGAAAAAAGATGGAATTCTGTAACCGTAGTTTCACTGGGCATCGGTCAGGGGGAATTGGGTGAAACGCCCTTACAAATGGTAAACGTAATTTCTGCTATAGCGAACAGGGGATATTTCTATCCGCCTCATATTTCCCGTGAGATTATTGGCGATGATTCCATGTTAATAAAATACAAAACAAAGCATGTAATCCCTATTGATTCCTCAAATTTTAATGTAGTGGTTGAGGGACTCAGGCAGGTAGTGCTTGCCGGCACGGCTGCTGCATCCCAGATTCCGGGAGTTACCATGGCAGGTAAAACCGGAACGGCGCAGAATCCGCATGGCAACGACCATTCCTTATTTGTAGCATTTGCCCCGGTAGAAGATCCGAAAATTGCCATTTCCGTAGTAGTGGAAAATGCCGGCTTTGGTGCTCAATATGCGGCGCCTATTGCAAGCTTAATGATAGAGAAATATCTGAATGATACTATTTCTGCTTCGCGCAAACCTGTGGAACAAAGGATGATTGAAGCCAACCTTATTAAACATGCTGCAGCAGGAAAGAGCCATAAATAAGGGGACTGACTGGCTCTTGATCGGCATGTGGCTCACGCTGATGCTCATTGGCTGGATGGCCATTTTCTCAGCTACCTATGATGAAAGTCAGCCGGGCATCTTTAACCTGAACCACTCTTATGGCCGGCAATTACTATGGATGGTGGGCTCATTCATTCTTGCAGGGGCCATGATCATCACTGATAGCAAATTCTATGTTGCGTTTGCCTATTTGATTTACGGTATCATACTGTTGCTGCTTGCCTCGGTGTTTATAATCGGAACCTCTGTAAATGGTAATAAAAACTGGATTGACATTGGAACATTTCAATTACAGCCATCAGAGTTCACCAAGTTTGCTACCAACCTGGCATTGGCAAAGTATCTCAGCGGGCTGAATATAAATATGAAGATTTTGCGGACGCGGCTCATAGCTCTTGCATTAATTGCTATTCCGGCAGTTCTGATTCTGATGCAGGGTGATACCGGCTCAACGCTCGTTTTCGGGTCTTTCATGCTGGTGCTCTTTCGCTTTGGCCTGCCCGGCTCTTACCTGGTAGTGGGATTATATGCAATCTTATTATTCATTTTATCTATGGTAATACAAAAATATCTGCTGATCGGTATTCTTTTTTTAATTGGCGGAGTATTTTTATTTCTTTCGAAAAGAAACCGCTCCATCACATTCATTCTGGTCGCGATGTTTGTGTTATCATCGGGATATGTGATGACCACCGATTATGTTTTCAATCACCTGCTGGAGCCCCACCAGCAGGAGCGTGTGAACGTGCTTCTCGGAAAAAAAGTGGAACAAAAAGATGCAGACTACAATGTACGTCAGAGCAAGATTGCAATAGGCTCCGGTGGGTTTTTAGGAAAAGGTTTTATGCAGGGAACGCTTACCAAATATAATTTTGTTCCCGAGCAGAGCACTGATTTTATTTTCTGCACCATAGGAGAGGAGTTTGGGTTTTGGGGAGCAGGGTTGCTGCTGCTTTTTTATTCTGCCTTTCTTTTCAGGATTATCTATGTGGCGCAGCGGCAGCGCTCCCGCTTCTCCATGATTTATGCCTACGGCGTGGTGGCTGTTATTTTTTTTCACATCCTCATTAATGTCGGGATGACGATGGGCCTTATGCCTGTGATCGGCATACCGTTACCTTTTATAAGCTATGGAGGCTCTTCTTTATGGTCTTTTACCATTTTGCTTTTTATCCTTATCAAGCTGGATGGCGACAGGCTGGCGATATTGAGGTGATCTCTGGTTGAATAATGTTTATTGCTTCAGAAGCTTTTCAGTTTGCAGGAGTTTTTCCTTTCCATCTGTAATGTTTATCAGTGAGATTCCTCAATTCTCTCCGCAGCTTCACTCCGTTGATATTACTTTTTATATATCACTTTCTTTAGAAGAAAGTAATCAAAGAAGCGCGATTGCTGAATGGCTCCGCCCAGCAATCGCAGGCCAGCGCCGGCATTGGTTAAGTATATCTTAGAGCAGGTTTTATACTTTAATTAAGGTCTTGCACGAAGAGGAAGTGTAGTCCGTCACATCCTTCTCCCAGTAGCTTCACTCTGTTAAACTTATAACGTTGGCGGGGAAGCTGCGGTATCAGAAGTTCACGTTTAACGTGTTTCTGCAGCTTCCTCTGCTTGTGCACATACACTCTATTGGAGTGAAGCTGCAGGGAGGGTTGTTTCTGCAACTTCCTCTACTTGCGCAAATACACTCTTTTGGAGTGAAGTTCTAGGGAGACATGTTTGGTGCTTCAATATGCGGTTAATCGGTGACAGGGTTGAATAAAAGCTTGATAAAGGATTGTCTTCTATTCTTGCACTTTTTATTGAACAAAGAGGACTATACGTATCTTTTATTAAAGTAGGTATTTTTGTTTCATTGAATCAAAGCTTACTCTGAGCATCGTATCCGGTTTGTTTGAGGAATTTGTTCAGCGGGAAGATAAAATTGATTCCTATCATGAAGCGGAATCTTTAGTTGATAAACTGACCGGCATTTTGCATGATAGTAAAATGCCCTATAGTAAAATGAAAGAGCAATACCGGAAACACCGTTCAAAATAATGATACGTGCCTTTCTAGACGCCAATGTAATCCTTGAAGTACTGTTAAAGCGCAGGGAATATGAGGCGGCAGCAAATATTCTTAAAAGTGGTGAGCGTCACCATATAAATATTTATACATCTTCATCTGTAATCGGGTTTATTGCCTATTGGCTGATTAAAGAGGCAGGTACTAAGAAAACCAAAGATATCTTAACCGGGTTGTTGGGACTTATCCGAATTGCTGACATTTCACATGAACAGCTTTTGCTTTCGTTAGCTGCTGATTTTAAAGATATAGAAGATGGCATTCAATATTATACAGCACTGCAGCACAAGCTTGATTATTTTATCACCCTAAACAAGGGGGACTTTCGCAAAGCCAAAGGAGAAGTTCAGATTGCTGCTCCGGCTGAGGTACTTAAGATACTTACAGGTTGAGTGTTTATCCGTACTGGTAGCGTTACAAACAGGAAGTTTGGCGTTGTTGGTCCTGGCAAAGGTTTAAGTAAAGGGTGAGCAACAACGGTGCTAAAAAATTTTATTCTTAACCATCCATTCTTCTCTTGTAAATCATCACTCTTTTGCCTATCTATTTACCATGACCAGTTTCCTTATTGCTTCATGATTATTGCAGAGCAGTTGCATAGAATAAACTCCGGGCTGAAGTGTTGAAAGATTAAGGAATTTATCATCTGAGCCTCCATTTACCCAACCATCAGAGTAAACAACTCTTCCTGTCATATCATATATCTTCAGTATAATGGGAATACTGTTATTTGAAGTAACGGTGATATTAACTTGTCCATCACCCGGATTAGGACGTATGGAGAAATTAAATGGAGAATCATCTTCTGATAATGATTTCTTTTCCGCGAGGGTTGTAAATTCATACCGCTCCGAAAAGTCGGAATGTGCCGTATCGCATTTTGAACCCACCATCCAGGAATATGTGGTGCCAGCAGATAGTCCTTTTAATGTTTTGCTCTTAGTCGGGGAATGCGCCTTTTGCCACCCGGTAGTGTTTTTTACTTTGTAGTAAACACGGTATCCCGTGGGCGTGGTGGAAGAATCTTTCCAGGAAAGGCTTGCGGAGGTGGCAGTGATGTCATTTGACTTCCCTGCGTACGGAGAGAAGCATTCAGTTACGCTATTACCATAGTCTAAATAGGCAATTGAATTTAAGCTATCCATTAATTGGTAGAAAATTCCACCTGCATACAAATGGCCTTGATATGTGCTAAAAGAAAAAATATCTCCTTCTCCACCCCAATTAAGTTGGTACCAGTTAACCCCATTCCAAGCGGACAAACCATCGTCGATAATTCCGGAAACATATAGATTACCAAATGCACTATAAATTGTCCTTACAGAGTTTGTTGAAACATAATCTAACGTATCCCAGGTATTATTCGACCATGTGGCAATACTATGACATGGTATTGAGCCAGCCTGGTGAAACTCTCCGCCAACTACCAATTCATTCTGAAAGGTATCCATGGCATCTACATAAGCTGAATTTTCATTGTCAGGGTCGTACAATCCTGTTTTCATCGGATGCCATTTCTTTCCATCCCATCGGGCTATATTTTTAACGGGATTATCGCCTGCTGTATTAAAAAAACCTCCAGCAATTAAGTCGCCATTATATTCATGCATGGCTTCTACTTCAGAGCCATTAATTCCATCTCCCAATGGCAGCCATCTGCCTATGGTATCCATTCTTGCAATGTGATTGACCTCCCGGTCTTTCTCTCCATAAAATCCGTACGCCATTTCAAAATGTCCTCCTGCGTACAATGCTCCTTTATATATGGCAAAGCAGCTGACATCATTGTCAAACGATCCTGCAACCACAAAAATATTGTCTTTTATATATCCCACAACTCCATTGTCCAAGGCTATATATACCCGACCGTTGAAATAGATCAGGGCATTAACTTCATCTTGCATAGTTGGTGCTTTATGCCAGTTTGACCCATCCCACGTGGCTAGATTCTGAACCGTTAAATTACCTGCCTGGTTAAACCTACCACCCACATACAATTGGTTATTGATGGAATCAACACACATCGCGAAGACTGCATTGTTGATACCTTCTCCCAAGGGTCGCCAGACCTGTGCGGACATTTTCTGAAAAATAAGAAGCTGTAGTAAACTGTAAAGTATTGTTTTCTTCATTCAGAATTTATTGAGATGACTAAGATAACAGATATACAAAGTGAAAAATTAATATGAAACTAAAGACTGAGATATCTGAGATTATTCCTTCACCACTTTCCCCTTCTGCAAAACATTTCCTCTTTCATCCCTAATATTTATCAGATACATTCCTTTTGGCAGAAATGAAATATCAATCGATCCATTATCTGAAAACTGCTGCTTCAACACAACCTGTCCGAACAGGTTTAAAATGGTGACGGTTGCATTATGGATGTTTAAAGCTTCAATATGCAGTTGATCGGTGGCGGGGTTGGGATAGATTGATACTTGTACAAATTCTATTGGCCCCATATTACCAGTTGCAACATCACAAGCAGTATCTGGAACATATTTCCAGAGATCGTTGAGAGTCTGGTCATCTAATAAATGATAATTTCCCGTTCCTCCAAACATCCATACATTGTTACTGCTCGAGTCATACCAGATAGTGCAACCAAAGCGTGTGTGAGGATAATTTTCTGGTGAACTTATTCCTTGCTTACCGTAATGGTAATGATAGAAATCATAAGATCCATCGAGCCATGACCATGTATTATTGTATGGATTATATTTCCATAATTCATTAGTGATACTAACACCACCTTTGGAAAGGGCATCACCTGCAAAGAACCAGAAAATGCCGTTCTTATCAACCCATCCTGTAGCTTGCTCCCGTGCACTTGCAGTATTACCGGGAGCACAATGATCTGTATAAATACCCTCATCCCCCCATATATCTGAGCCACCAATCCATGTCCATTCATTAGTTATGGAAGTATATTTCCAGAGATCGTTAAACATGATCACTTTAGGGTAAAGGGTATTGCCACCATATAAATAAAAATTACCTATAGAGTCAACCCAATGCAGTTGGTTGTTTTCTCTTGCTCCGGGTGTATTGAGTGAATCAGCTATTCCTTTAATCCCATAAATGCCTGGTTGGTCAATCTGAGAGCTGCCATTCATCCACGTCCATTGATTAGTTTTGATATCGTATTTCCATAGATCATTAAGATACTGACCGTTGGGTCCATCGCTGCCATGCCAGCCTCCGAAAAGCCAGAGATTACCTTCTTTATCTATCCAGTTGTCGGCTAAGAATCTGGACGAGGGTGCATTGGCTGTATCAGGAACTCCTTTCATCCCATAGGTACCCACATCATTTATTAGATTAGTGCCGCTTACCCACGTCCAGATTTTTGTTTGTATGTCATATTTCCAGAGATCGTTCACCGGAGCATAATAAACACTGGAAAACGTTCCACCAAATAACCAAAAGTTCCCATCATTGTCTACCCAAGTGCAACTCCCATAACGACCACCCGGGTAGGTCAAATTATCTCCGCTTCCCTTTGTTCCATAGATAACTGTTGCTCCTAGCCAACTATTTCCTCCTACCCACGTCCAAGTATTTGTATTAATATCATAACTCATAAATGCATCATTCGACTGCCATCCGAATTGCGGATTACCTACAGCTCCGCCCCCTAATAGATATAATAATCTGTCTTTCCCAATCCATGACATAGGTGCGTAGACCTTTGGAGGAGTGTTCGCAGAATCAGGAACATCTTTTACTCCATAGCTATTAAAGGTTTGATCTGTATTTCCATAAGTTGAATCTCCCTTCATCCAGGTCCATTGTCCGGATTGAGCCTTAGTAATAGCTATCATTCCATTTAGAAAAAAAGCAAATAAAAATATTAACCTTGCCCACTTATTCATGAAGTCATTTTATATTATAGTTATTTATATATTCTTACAGACCTAATGCAGGGCTGAAGGTTTAATGGATCAAAGGTTTTATGTAATCAATTTATTCCTTCACCACTTTCCCTTTCTGCAAAACATTTCCTCTTTCATCCATAATGTTTACCAGGTAGATTCCTTTTGGCAGAGTTGAAATATCAATTGATGCGTTATCTGAAAACTGCTGCTGCAACACAACCTGACCTAACAAGTTTGAAATGGTGACGGTTGCATTGTGGATGCTTGATGCTTCAATATGTAATTGATCGGTGGCAGGGTTGGGGTAGAACTTAATATTCTGATCAATTTTCATTGTCGAAATACCTGTAGATATGCAAGTCGTGTCTGGAATATATTCCCATAAATCTGCTTCAGTAAAGCTATATACTCCCCAATTGCCACCATAGAACCAGAGATTGTTATTTATATCCATCCACCCAACTGCACCCATTCTCCCCCGGGGATCATTACTTGGGTCTGGGAC
Above is a genomic segment from Chitinophagales bacterium containing:
- a CDS encoding sensor histidine kinase; its protein translation is MLLTRQFRFLPDPEKWFEARGVNRFFLHLLFWVVWLSRTYYDLVSLYGWDGSLLFLGVYACSQVPMVYFHLYVLAPRLLHRRKYFIYILATISLLFVYSYVNFSMLKLIPHSLLPVSLEGYIKLLNPRYDVFEGFFTLIITYSLKYAWQAVATKNKLLELQKNNLMLELNALKAQINPHFLFNTLNNIYSLSIKKSDQAPEMILKLSDMMRYVLYDCNSGPVPVEKEIQFINNYIELEKIRHGEHIDIRFSLSGKLDNSKIEPLLLIPFIENSFKHGVNAKMENGWVDVNLNIFRKKITMNVINSLPDASFNNNGKSGIGLINVKKRLDLIYPHQYQLQIQPMNDHFEVNLEINLN
- a CDS encoding response regulator transcription factor — translated: MLKSLIVDDEPLAQEVLENYMQRVNELQLVRKCSNAMEAFQILHKERVDLLFLDIQMPVIDGLSFLKSLKNAPSVILTTAYPNHALEGYDLDVVDYLLKPISFERFLKAVNKAIDHRKPPVNNDNTPSAEYIFLKVDNKLVKANFSDIVYIEGMKDYLKIFVKDKLLVIHQTMKKIEDLLPKNKFIRVHKSYIISLDAVTSITGNFVEINGKEIPIGANYKDQLINMVFRLNS
- a CDS encoding aryl-sulfate sulfotransferase, giving the protein MKFSTALLFFCLAAQSIVAQFKYISPLPGSALHYPETNIILKNGNMIDKSSISNKNLFTVSGSISGNHSWTARLSVDNKTVTIQPHPDFAYGETVYVTVYPGLKKLSGESIEGVSFSFQIRNQLTGEERKRFFIANLQSLTDDPENNQAFKNFKKNFQVRDSSIYPLDSMPTFRINVNNNPAPGQIFYANHQDQDILGHLGTNSFNTIINNDGSIVWARDVGSGGRDFKLNVNGYLTYFVNDRAIYLVLDSNYNVIDSVQCGNGLEMATNNHEFMMYPDGHSFLLAYDNVTTDMTAYGGLPDAVVQFPVIQEIDQNHEVVFEWRTMDHFQITDADKYVSLANALIDFAHTNSIEKDSDNNLLISNRNMDELTKIDHETGDIIWRMNGENNQFTFVNDNIPEHFSNQHDLRRLANGNITLFNNGNHLVPLISSAKEYALDQVNKVASLIWHYEHPDVNGYHVYGSATGSTQRLPDGNTMIDWGLIYNNVGLPNQTEIDSNNNIVWEMTFDSSGEKSYRVHKYVWDPCSRITGYTMHSFPDTLQTTLSWGAGTGGESYIVEYRPVGAQTWTATTTDSNSVILTGLMPVTDYEWRVTTVCSDSPYVSSAASQSDTFTTPVATQISFFNRTSVLIFPDPATDQINVEIRNTTKMAAHVSVVNMMGTIMYTNKYPDLNNGSAWTINIQSLPAGSYLLKITDGYNTTIQKFLKN
- the mrdA gene encoding penicillin-binding protein 2, which produces MTDLYQSRRYTIQLIIIVITLIFIARLFYLQVIDKDYKQLAKATVLRQTTVFPARGLVYDRNAKLIIDNQKEYDLWVTPGQVKEIDTVGFCDLVGISDTFFRETLKKAREYSRFKSSLFVKGISVDKYAAIQEELYLFQGFFGQVRTVRAYPYHSAAHVLGYISEVTPKQIDQSDGYYKRGDYIGTGGIEQSYEKALRGVKGTRYVLVDVHNKEMGPFNEGKFDTAAVPGKNINSTISIDLQQYGEKLMKGKIGSIVALEPRTGEILCMISSPEYDPSLLTGQDRGKNFRLLLTDSLNPLFVRPLKAAYPPGSTYKATLSLVGLQEGAITPSSSYNCPGAYYVGSLRVKCDHSGFVPDLVAAIQHSCNSYFCNYFRRTIDYDEDHSVAQGLDDWKKGLGYFSLGQKTGIDLPNEGYGFVPGSKYYDKIYGEKRWNSVTVVSLGIGQGELGETPLQMVNVISAIANRGYFYPPHISREIIGDDSMLIKYKTKHVIPIDSSNFNVVVEGLRQVVLAGTAAASQIPGVTMAGKTGTAQNPHGNDHSLFVAFAPVEDPKIAISVVVENAGFGAQYAAPIASLMIEKYLNDTISASRKPVEQRMIEANLIKHAAAGKSHK
- a CDS encoding rod shape-determining protein RodA, with the translated sequence MLQQERAINKGTDWLLIGMWLTLMLIGWMAIFSATYDESQPGIFNLNHSYGRQLLWMVGSFILAGAMIITDSKFYVAFAYLIYGIILLLLASVFIIGTSVNGNKNWIDIGTFQLQPSEFTKFATNLALAKYLSGLNINMKILRTRLIALALIAIPAVLILMQGDTGSTLVFGSFMLVLFRFGLPGSYLVVGLYAILLFILSMVIQKYLLIGILFLIGGVFLFLSKRNRSITFILVAMFVLSSGYVMTTDYVFNHLLEPHQQERVNVLLGKKVEQKDADYNVRQSKIAIGSGGFLGKGFMQGTLTKYNFVPEQSTDFIFCTIGEEFGFWGAGLLLLFYSAFLFRIIYVAQRQRSRFSMIYAYGVVAVIFFHILINVGMTMGLMPVIGIPLPFISYGGSSLWSFTILLFILIKLDGDRLAILR
- a CDS encoding PIN domain-containing protein, coding for MIRAFLDANVILEVLLKRREYEAAANILKSGERHHINIYTSSSVIGFIAYWLIKEAGTKKTKDILTGLLGLIRIADISHEQLLLSLAADFKDIEDGIQYYTALQHKLDYFITLNKGDFRKAKGEVQIAAPAEVLKILTG